In Arachis hypogaea cultivar Tifrunner chromosome 2, arahy.Tifrunner.gnm2.J5K5, whole genome shotgun sequence, a genomic segment contains:
- the LOC112747578 gene encoding sterol 3-beta-glucosyltransferase UGT80A2 isoform X2, producing MLIVGTRGDVQPFVAIGKRLQDYGHRVRLATHSNFKEFVLTAGLEFYPLGGDPKVLAGYMVKNKGFLPSGPSEIPVQRNQMKEIINSLLPACKDPDIDSGVPFKADAIIANPPAYGHTHVAEALKIPVHIFFTMPWTPTSEFPHPLSRVKQQAGYRLSYQIVDSLIWLGIRDMINDLRKKKLKLRPVTYLSGSQGSDSDVPHAYIWSPHLVPKPKDWGPKIDVVGFCFLDLASNFEPPEALVKWLEDGDQPIYIGFGSLPVQEPKRMTEIIVEALEKTGQRGIINKGWGGLGDLAEAKESIYLLDNIPHDWLFLRCKAVVHHGGAGTTAAGLKAACPTTIVPFFGDQPFWGDRVHARGVGPPPIPVDEFTLPKLVDAIKFMLDPKVKDRAVELAKAMENEDGVTGAVKAFFKQLPKKKSEPDSEPLPSSFFSISRCFGCS from the exons ATGCTTATTGTTGGTACACGAGGAGACGTGCAGCCATTTGTTGCAATAGGAAAACGCTTGCAG GACTATGGCCATCGTGTTAGATTAGCAACCCATTCAAATTTCAAGGAGTTTGTTTTGACGGCTGGCTTGGAGTTTTATCCATTAGGGGGTGATCCAAAAGTCCTTGCTGGTT ATATGGTTAAAAACAAGGGCTTTCTCCCATCAGGACCTTCTGAGATTCCTGTGCAGCGAAATCAGATGAAAGAAATTATTAACTCTCTACTTCCAGCTTGTAAAGATCCTGATATTGACTCTGGTGTCCCCTTTAAAGCAGATGCAATCATTGCCAATCCCCCAGCATATG GGCACACACATGTGGCAGAGGCACTGAAAATTCCAGTTCACATTTTTTTCACAATGCCATGGAC GCCAACTAGTGAATTTCCTCATCCTTTGTCCCGTGTAAAGCAACAAGCTGGTTACAGA CTTTCATATCAAATAGTGGACTCATTGATTTGGCTGGGCATACGAGATATGATTAATGATCTTAGGAAGAAGAAGTTGAAGCTGCGACCAGTCACATATTTAAGTGGGTCGCAAGGCTCTGATAGTGATGTTCCTCATGCATACATATGGAGTCCTCACCTTGTTCCTAAACCCAAAG ATTGGGGACCAAAAATTGATGTAGTAGGGTTTTGTTTCCTTGATCTTGCATCAAACTTTGAACCTCCTGAGGCCCTTGTAAAATGGCTTGAAGATGGTGACCAGCCTATCTACATTGGCTTTGGTAGCCTG CCTGTTCAAGAACCAAAAAGGATGACAGAAATAATTGTTGAAGCACTTGAGAAGACTGGACAAAGGGGTATCATCAATAAAGGATGGGGAGGTCTTGGAGATT TGGCAGAAGCAAAGGAATCCATATACTTATTGGATAATATCCCTCACGACTGGCTGTTCTTACGCTGCAAGGCTGTG GTGCATCATGGAGGTGCAGGAACAACAGCTGCTGGGCTGAAAGCTGCT TGTCCAACAACCATTGTTCCATTTTTCGGGGATCAACCATTTTGGGGCGACAGAGTACATGCTAGAGGAGTTGGTCCTCCACCTATCCCAGTTGATGAGTTTACACTTCCCAAGTTGGTTGATGCAATAAAGTTTATGCTAGATCCCAAG GTGAAGGATCGTGCAGTTGAACTCGCTAAGGCCATGGAAAATGAGGATGGCGTGACAGGAGCTGTCAAAGCATTTTTTAAACAGCTTCCTAAGAAAAAATCAGAGCCTGATTCAGAGCCTCTGCCATCAAGTTTTTTCTCCATAAGTCGATGTTTTGGTTGTTCCTGA
- the LOC112747578 gene encoding sterol 3-beta-glucosyltransferase UGT80A2 isoform X1 — protein sequence MAENRRRRSSSSSSSSSDLSVRMDHEIGAENGNGNGNGSGSASKEVEDRGNVTNGGSSNGNGNASSSSSSASGVAGKGLSKVTTLPIHISHEDKSESSSSKFKLERSKTERQRHLRPEDAAQIFDNKVPVQEKLKLLNRIATVKDDGTVEFDVPVDVEPEALDTQSRHVQDVVDDSLDATDLQYIPPLNIVMLIVGTRGDVQPFVAIGKRLQDYGHRVRLATHSNFKEFVLTAGLEFYPLGGDPKVLAGYMVKNKGFLPSGPSEIPVQRNQMKEIINSLLPACKDPDIDSGVPFKADAIIANPPAYGHTHVAEALKIPVHIFFTMPWTPTSEFPHPLSRVKQQAGYRLSYQIVDSLIWLGIRDMINDLRKKKLKLRPVTYLSGSQGSDSDVPHAYIWSPHLVPKPKDWGPKIDVVGFCFLDLASNFEPPEALVKWLEDGDQPIYIGFGSLPVQEPKRMTEIIVEALEKTGQRGIINKGWGGLGDLAEAKESIYLLDNIPHDWLFLRCKAVVHHGGAGTTAAGLKAACPTTIVPFFGDQPFWGDRVHARGVGPPPIPVDEFTLPKLVDAIKFMLDPKVKDRAVELAKAMENEDGVTGAVKAFFKQLPKKKSEPDSEPLPSSFFSISRCFGCS from the exons ATGGCGGAGAATCGCCGGCGGCGCTCGTCTTCTAGTTCGTCCAGTTCGAGCGATCTCTCCGTCAGAATGGACCACGAAATTGGCGCGGAAAACGGAAACGGCAACGGCAACGGCAGCGGAAGCGCCAGCAAGGAAGTTGAAGACCGTGGAAATGTTACTAATGGAGGTTCTTCCAATGGTAACGGTAACGCTAGCAGTAGCAGTTCTTCAGCTTCAG GCGTTGCTGGCAAGGGACTGTCTAAAGTGACTACACTGCCAATACACATATCACATGAAGATAAATCAGAGTCAAGTTCAAGTAAGTTCAAGTTGGAGAGGTCAAAAACAGAGAGGCAGAGACATCTAAGGCCAGAGGATGCAGCTCAAATTTTCGATAACAAAGTGCCTGTACAGGAGAAG CTTAAATTGTTGAACAGAATAGCCACCGTAAAAGATGATGGAACTGTAGAATTTGATGTTCCAGTAGATGTTGAACCTGAAGCTCTTGATACACAATCCAGACATGTACAAGATGTTGTTGATGATTCCCTTGATGCAACAGATCTTCAGTATATCCCACCATTGAATATAGTGATGCTTATTGTTGGTACACGAGGAGACGTGCAGCCATTTGTTGCAATAGGAAAACGCTTGCAG GACTATGGCCATCGTGTTAGATTAGCAACCCATTCAAATTTCAAGGAGTTTGTTTTGACGGCTGGCTTGGAGTTTTATCCATTAGGGGGTGATCCAAAAGTCCTTGCTGGTT ATATGGTTAAAAACAAGGGCTTTCTCCCATCAGGACCTTCTGAGATTCCTGTGCAGCGAAATCAGATGAAAGAAATTATTAACTCTCTACTTCCAGCTTGTAAAGATCCTGATATTGACTCTGGTGTCCCCTTTAAAGCAGATGCAATCATTGCCAATCCCCCAGCATATG GGCACACACATGTGGCAGAGGCACTGAAAATTCCAGTTCACATTTTTTTCACAATGCCATGGAC GCCAACTAGTGAATTTCCTCATCCTTTGTCCCGTGTAAAGCAACAAGCTGGTTACAGA CTTTCATATCAAATAGTGGACTCATTGATTTGGCTGGGCATACGAGATATGATTAATGATCTTAGGAAGAAGAAGTTGAAGCTGCGACCAGTCACATATTTAAGTGGGTCGCAAGGCTCTGATAGTGATGTTCCTCATGCATACATATGGAGTCCTCACCTTGTTCCTAAACCCAAAG ATTGGGGACCAAAAATTGATGTAGTAGGGTTTTGTTTCCTTGATCTTGCATCAAACTTTGAACCTCCTGAGGCCCTTGTAAAATGGCTTGAAGATGGTGACCAGCCTATCTACATTGGCTTTGGTAGCCTG CCTGTTCAAGAACCAAAAAGGATGACAGAAATAATTGTTGAAGCACTTGAGAAGACTGGACAAAGGGGTATCATCAATAAAGGATGGGGAGGTCTTGGAGATT TGGCAGAAGCAAAGGAATCCATATACTTATTGGATAATATCCCTCACGACTGGCTGTTCTTACGCTGCAAGGCTGTG GTGCATCATGGAGGTGCAGGAACAACAGCTGCTGGGCTGAAAGCTGCT TGTCCAACAACCATTGTTCCATTTTTCGGGGATCAACCATTTTGGGGCGACAGAGTACATGCTAGAGGAGTTGGTCCTCCACCTATCCCAGTTGATGAGTTTACACTTCCCAAGTTGGTTGATGCAATAAAGTTTATGCTAGATCCCAAG GTGAAGGATCGTGCAGTTGAACTCGCTAAGGCCATGGAAAATGAGGATGGCGTGACAGGAGCTGTCAAAGCATTTTTTAAACAGCTTCCTAAGAAAAAATCAGAGCCTGATTCAGAGCCTCTGCCATCAAGTTTTTTCTCCATAAGTCGATGTTTTGGTTGTTCCTGA